Proteins from a genomic interval of Tautonia rosea:
- a CDS encoding protein-L-isoaspartate(D-aspartate) O-methyltransferase, protein MMSRLTDSIIHPASRFFLICLAFTLTGFASLEEPDDSSDPFAPARARMVERHLDGRGIKDERVLDAFRTVPRHKFVPEAYQRLAYEDESIPIGEGQTITASFDVAFMTDVLKPEPTDIVYEVGTGSGYQAAILGQLVAEVYSVEIHEPLATQAAKVIKELGYDNIHTRHGDGYLGWPEAAPFDKIIVTCAPESIPPPLVEQLKEGGRIVIPIGSRFDQKVYVFDKVDGKLVGDAIRPTLFVPMTGRAQREAAERRARGEAPEPNVP, encoded by the coding sequence ATGATGTCCAGACTCACGGATTCCATCATCCATCCTGCCAGTCGATTCTTTCTGATCTGTCTGGCCTTTACACTCACCGGTTTCGCCAGCTTGGAGGAACCTGATGATTCGTCCGACCCCTTCGCCCCAGCTCGGGCTCGGATGGTCGAGCGTCATCTCGATGGACGCGGCATTAAAGACGAGCGCGTGCTCGACGCCTTCCGCACCGTCCCCCGGCACAAGTTTGTGCCCGAGGCGTATCAACGACTCGCCTATGAAGATGAGTCGATCCCAATTGGCGAAGGGCAGACCATCACCGCCTCGTTCGACGTGGCCTTCATGACCGACGTCCTGAAGCCGGAACCAACCGACATTGTTTACGAGGTCGGCACCGGGTCGGGCTACCAGGCGGCGATTCTCGGCCAGCTCGTGGCCGAGGTCTACTCAGTCGAGATTCATGAGCCGCTGGCCACGCAGGCGGCCAAGGTCATCAAGGAACTCGGGTACGACAATATCCACACCCGCCACGGCGACGGCTATCTCGGCTGGCCCGAGGCGGCCCCGTTTGACAAGATCATCGTCACCTGTGCCCCGGAGTCGATCCCCCCTCCTCTGGTCGAGCAACTCAAGGAAGGGGGACGCATCGTGATCCCAATTGGCTCCCGGTTCGACCAGAAGGTCTATGTCTTCGACAAGGTTGATGGAAAGCTCGTGGGCGATGCCATTCGTCCGACGCTCTTTGTGCCGATGACTGGCCGCGCTCAGCGAGAGGCTGCCGAACGTCGCGCCCGAGGTGAAGCTCCGGAGCCGAATGTCCCGTGA
- a CDS encoding histidine phosphatase family protein, whose amino-acid sequence MTQVLLIRPGATVYDEQNRVQGILDVPLSDRGRAEVAELADRLSGNGVAISALYCGPGESVVRTAETVGRALGLRVRRLDELRNLDQGLWQGLQIDEIRRRNLKLFRQWQEDPRTVCPPQGEPVETALARITSALRPILRKHRDEAIGLVVAEPIARLVSCFLRRDESVLLLEPVPTGDFERIEVVAEGRHDRSPP is encoded by the coding sequence ATGACGCAGGTGCTCCTGATCCGACCCGGTGCCACGGTCTACGATGAGCAGAACCGGGTTCAAGGTATCCTCGACGTCCCCCTGAGCGATCGCGGCCGCGCCGAGGTCGCTGAACTGGCCGATCGACTTTCGGGAAACGGAGTGGCCATCTCCGCGCTCTATTGCGGCCCTGGAGAAAGCGTGGTGCGAACCGCCGAGACGGTGGGTCGTGCCCTGGGGCTTCGGGTTCGTCGGCTCGACGAGCTTCGAAACCTCGACCAGGGACTCTGGCAAGGCCTGCAAATCGACGAAATCCGCCGACGGAATTTGAAGCTGTTTCGGCAGTGGCAGGAGGACCCCCGTACCGTTTGCCCTCCCCAGGGCGAGCCGGTGGAAACGGCGCTGGCCCGGATCACCTCGGCGCTTCGGCCGATCCTCCGCAAACACCGCGATGAAGCCATCGGCCTGGTCGTGGCCGAGCCGATCGCTCGGCTTGTCTCCTGCTTTCTGAGGCGCGATGAGAGCGTCCTCTTGCTCGAACCGGTTCCGACAGGCGACTTTGAACGGATCGAAGTCGTTGCCGAGGGCCGACACGATCGCTCACCCCCCTGA
- the rpe gene encoding ribulose-phosphate 3-epimerase, with the protein MPSDRTERLLVWDRASAPLITPSLLDCDFARVGQEIAALESAGVVALHLDVMDGHFVPNLSYGPPVVADWRKVTDLPFDLHLMMTNPAAYLDAFVKAGADSILVHAEVLDAPADLLRKIQDHGCRAGLVINPPTPWTVVEPYLDMLDSVLVMSVMPGFGGQSFQDHVLEKVRAIRQARPSLRIAIDGGINAATADRATGAGATQLVVGSATYRPDGNYAASLGEVAEAARRGLERGGGVPGGTANPSLE; encoded by the coding sequence ATGCCGAGCGATCGAACCGAGCGACTGCTTGTCTGGGATCGCGCATCCGCGCCCCTGATCACGCCATCGCTCCTGGATTGCGATTTTGCCAGGGTGGGCCAGGAGATCGCCGCCCTTGAGTCGGCCGGCGTGGTCGCGCTCCACCTTGATGTGATGGATGGGCATTTCGTGCCCAACCTGAGCTACGGACCGCCTGTTGTGGCCGACTGGAGGAAGGTGACGGACCTTCCGTTCGATCTTCACCTGATGATGACCAATCCGGCAGCCTATCTCGACGCCTTTGTCAAGGCTGGGGCCGACAGTATCCTGGTCCATGCCGAGGTGCTGGACGCTCCGGCCGACCTCCTCCGAAAAATCCAGGATCATGGCTGTCGGGCCGGTCTGGTGATTAACCCGCCGACTCCCTGGACCGTGGTTGAGCCCTATCTCGACATGCTTGATTCGGTTCTGGTGATGAGTGTGATGCCCGGCTTTGGAGGCCAGAGCTTTCAGGATCATGTCCTGGAAAAAGTCCGGGCGATCCGCCAGGCTCGGCCCAGCCTGCGGATCGCCATCGACGGCGGCATCAATGCCGCAACGGCCGACCGAGCGACCGGAGCCGGTGCGACCCAGCTGGTTGTCGGCTCGGCCACCTATCGACCCGATGGCAACTACGCGGCGTCCCTGGGCGAGGTGGCCGAGGCTGCGCGTCGTGGGCTCGAACGAGGCGGGGGCGTTCCGGGCGGGACGGCAAACCCGTCACTCGAATGA
- a CDS encoding HAD family hydrolase codes for MARPRAVLFDFDGVIADTENVHIASWERIFTAMGLEVTPEQCSRAAEIDDRAFLGEILTAKKIDEVAIEGWVSRKQELAAAMLGDEPRLYPGVVALVRRLEPLALLAVVTSARREDVESVLKSGAIADAFATIVSKEDVTRTKPDAEPYRTALERLVASSEDAVVLEDSAAGLASARSAGIRSIAIGHRHARGVWVGDSSFLEDLADVEAVMRALGFAEG; via the coding sequence ATGGCAAGGCCCAGGGCAGTCCTCTTCGATTTCGATGGTGTTATCGCCGACACCGAGAATGTTCATATTGCTTCCTGGGAACGGATCTTCACCGCAATGGGGTTGGAGGTTACTCCTGAACAATGCTCCCGCGCGGCCGAGATCGACGACCGAGCCTTTCTGGGCGAGATCCTCACGGCCAAGAAGATCGACGAGGTTGCCATCGAGGGCTGGGTGAGTCGGAAGCAGGAACTGGCTGCGGCGATGCTGGGAGACGAACCCCGTCTCTATCCTGGAGTCGTTGCCCTGGTGAGACGACTCGAACCTCTGGCGTTGCTGGCGGTTGTCACCTCGGCAAGGCGTGAGGATGTCGAGAGCGTCTTGAAGTCAGGAGCGATTGCGGACGCCTTCGCCACGATCGTGTCCAAGGAAGACGTGACTCGAACCAAGCCCGACGCTGAGCCCTACCGGACGGCTTTGGAACGCCTCGTCGCCTCCTCGGAGGACGCCGTGGTGCTTGAAGATTCGGCGGCGGGACTGGCCTCGGCCCGTTCGGCGGGAATTCGAAGCATTGCGATCGGCCACCGCCATGCCAGGGGAGTCTGGGTGGGTGACTCATCCTTCCTGGAAGACCTGGCAGATGTGGAAGCGGTCATGCGCGCCCTCGGGTTTGCCGAGGGGTAA
- a CDS encoding amidohydrolase family protein: MIIDVNAYLGPFAFRHLRNQAAGDLLRLMDSRGIDRAIVSSSAAITYRNPQPANTDLASDVRPHLDRFIPFAVINPAYAGWADDLNACLTLGFRGLRLYPKWHDNELMSDACLELIDRATNHGMIISIPIRVEDPRQRTWLVDVPNVPLDELATLVAARPQARFHFVNGRGYTGSVLGKPENGLPENYRIEISLLNVLLNDEVETLLTTLGLDRLLFGTGMPFQYPDPALAKIEVLAPDSVLRARLLHQNAAEWLDSPQP; encoded by the coding sequence ATGATCATCGATGTCAACGCCTACCTTGGTCCCTTTGCCTTCCGGCACCTCCGCAACCAGGCGGCCGGCGATCTCCTCAGGTTGATGGATTCCCGAGGGATCGACCGCGCGATTGTCTCCAGCTCCGCCGCCATCACGTACCGGAATCCTCAGCCCGCCAACACCGATCTTGCGAGCGACGTTCGCCCCCACCTCGACCGCTTCATCCCCTTCGCGGTCATCAACCCCGCCTATGCCGGCTGGGCCGATGACCTCAACGCCTGCCTCACTCTTGGCTTTCGAGGGCTTCGTCTTTACCCAAAATGGCACGATAACGAGCTCATGTCAGATGCTTGTCTTGAACTGATCGATCGAGCTACCAATCATGGGATGATCATTTCCATTCCAATTCGAGTCGAGGATCCTCGCCAGCGTACCTGGCTTGTCGATGTCCCCAACGTACCGCTCGACGAGCTGGCCACTCTCGTTGCAGCCCGTCCCCAGGCCCGGTTCCACTTCGTCAATGGCCGGGGCTATACCGGCTCGGTCCTCGGGAAACCGGAGAATGGTCTGCCCGAGAACTACCGGATTGAGATCTCACTGCTCAACGTGCTTCTGAATGATGAAGTCGAGACGCTGCTTACCACCCTCGGACTCGATCGCCTCCTCTTTGGAACCGGAATGCCCTTCCAATACCCTGATCCGGCCCTGGCCAAGATTGAAGTGCTCGCCCCGGACAGCGTGTTGAGAGCTCGCCTCCTCCATCAGAACGCGGCCGAGTGGCTTGATTCTCCTCAACCTTGA
- a CDS encoding phosphoglycerate kinase has translation MAKQTIKDLDFKGKKALVRVDFNVPQTKNGEVSDDRRIRSALPTLNHILDQGGSLILVSHLGRPKGDPEADAAFRMDKVAARLQELIGRPVQKADDTVGPDAQAKCAALKPGEIVVLENVRFNKGEKKGDPEFAKQLASLADCYVNDAFGTCHRDEASMLAVPEQFPSTQRAIGLLVEKELQILDQLLGQPKPPMVAVMGGAKVSDKIGVIESLLKKVDKLLIGGAMTYTFLKAQGHSIGKSRCEEDRLDVAQHLLKLGGDKIVLPQDHLITTSLDPIEAKTTVVEGSDLPEGQIGIDIGPKTAEAYAEIIRNAGTVVWNGPMGKFEDEPFRKGTVAVAEAMAASPAITAVGGGETAEAVEQFGLADKVSHVSTGGGAFLESLEGKTFNSLLVIPDRK, from the coding sequence TTGGCCAAGCAAACGATCAAGGACCTGGATTTCAAGGGCAAGAAGGCGCTGGTCCGGGTTGATTTCAATGTCCCCCAGACCAAGAACGGCGAGGTCTCCGACGACCGTCGCATTCGATCGGCCCTGCCGACGCTCAATCACATTCTCGACCAGGGGGGCTCACTGATCCTCGTCAGCCACCTCGGCCGCCCCAAGGGGGACCCAGAGGCCGATGCCGCCTTCCGCATGGACAAGGTCGCCGCTCGGCTTCAGGAGTTGATCGGCCGCCCCGTGCAGAAGGCCGACGATACGGTTGGTCCCGACGCCCAGGCCAAATGCGCTGCCTTGAAGCCTGGCGAGATCGTGGTCCTGGAGAATGTCCGCTTCAACAAAGGAGAGAAGAAAGGGGACCCCGAGTTCGCCAAGCAACTCGCCAGCCTGGCCGATTGCTATGTGAACGATGCCTTCGGCACCTGCCACCGTGATGAGGCGTCGATGCTCGCCGTCCCCGAGCAATTTCCGAGCACCCAGAGAGCCATTGGCCTCCTGGTGGAGAAGGAATTGCAAATCCTCGACCAGCTCCTGGGTCAGCCGAAGCCCCCGATGGTCGCCGTGATGGGAGGGGCCAAGGTTTCCGACAAGATCGGCGTGATCGAAAGCCTCCTCAAGAAGGTGGACAAGCTCCTCATCGGTGGCGCGATGACCTACACCTTCCTCAAGGCCCAGGGACACTCGATCGGCAAGAGCCGGTGCGAGGAAGACCGCCTCGACGTGGCCCAGCATCTCTTGAAACTCGGGGGCGACAAGATTGTCCTGCCCCAGGACCACTTGATCACCACCTCGCTCGATCCAATCGAAGCCAAAACGACGGTCGTCGAGGGCTCGGACCTTCCCGAAGGACAGATCGGGATCGACATCGGCCCCAAGACTGCCGAAGCCTACGCCGAGATCATCCGGAACGCCGGAACGGTTGTCTGGAACGGTCCGATGGGCAAGTTCGAGGACGAGCCCTTCCGCAAAGGAACCGTTGCCGTCGCCGAGGCCATGGCCGCCTCTCCCGCGATCACTGCCGTCGGAGGAGGCGAAACGGCCGAGGCCGTGGAACAGTTCGGCCTGGCAGACAAGGTTTCCCACGTCTCTACCGGTGGCGGCGCCTTTCTGGAATCGCTCGAAGGGAAGACCTTCAACTCGCTCCTGGTCATCCCGGATCGCAAGTGA
- the accD gene encoding acetyl-CoA carboxylase, carboxyltransferase subunit beta, translated as MEQLTTPQADVRSPSPAVAPTGATPPMASKRTSPPDAVSMPSVSKKVPEGVWMRCDGCSATLFRKEVERNRNVCPQCNYHFTRSARDRIADLLDTDTFEEWFADLRPGDPLGFNDRRPYPTRVEAEQRRTGLTEAAVVGQGFIKGIRTVFGITDSGFIMGSMGSVVGEKLTRAIEEATRLKLPLVIVSGSGGGARMHEGIFSLMQMAKTSAALARYHAAGGFFISVLTHPTMGGVAASFASLGDVILAEPKALIGFAGPKVIQQTVRVKLPEGFQRSEFLLDHGFIDRIVPRHDLRSTLAQLLNYVTP; from the coding sequence ATGGAACAGCTCACCACCCCTCAAGCCGATGTCCGGAGCCCCAGTCCGGCCGTCGCCCCCACCGGAGCGACTCCGCCCATGGCCTCCAAGCGAACTTCCCCGCCTGATGCCGTCTCCATGCCCTCGGTCAGCAAAAAGGTCCCCGAAGGGGTCTGGATGCGCTGCGACGGCTGTTCGGCGACGCTCTTCCGGAAGGAAGTCGAGCGCAATCGTAACGTCTGTCCCCAATGCAACTATCACTTCACCCGATCCGCTCGCGATCGGATCGCCGACTTGCTCGACACCGATACCTTTGAAGAATGGTTCGCCGACCTTCGCCCAGGCGACCCCCTAGGCTTCAATGACCGCCGGCCTTACCCCACCCGCGTTGAGGCCGAGCAGCGCCGAACGGGTCTGACCGAGGCTGCCGTGGTCGGTCAGGGGTTCATCAAGGGGATCCGGACCGTCTTCGGGATCACGGATTCCGGCTTCATCATGGGAAGCATGGGATCGGTTGTCGGCGAGAAGCTGACCCGGGCGATCGAGGAAGCCACTCGCCTGAAACTCCCTCTGGTCATCGTCTCCGGCTCTGGTGGCGGGGCACGGATGCACGAGGGAATTTTCTCCTTGATGCAGATGGCCAAAACTTCCGCAGCCCTGGCACGATACCACGCGGCGGGGGGCTTCTTCATCAGTGTCCTGACCCACCCGACCATGGGGGGGGTTGCCGCCAGCTTCGCCAGTCTGGGTGACGTGATCCTCGCCGAGCCGAAAGCACTCATTGGCTTTGCCGGCCCGAAGGTGATTCAGCAGACCGTCCGCGTGAAACTGCCCGAAGGGTTCCAGCGGAGCGAGTTCCTCCTCGATCACGGGTTCATCGACCGGATCGTTCCCCGCCATGACTTGAGGAGCACACTGGCTCAGTTGCTCAATTACGTCACTCCCTGA
- a CDS encoding GDP-mannose 4,6-dehydratase — translation MSRMLVTGAAGFIGSHLVDRLLDDGVEVIGVDNFDSFYDPRLKRRNLDQAATHPGFRLVELDLRDFEAASRLVQETHPEVIFHLAARAGVRPSIEQPLLYTEVNVSATTALLEAARKLDPMPRFVFASSSSVYGDRPDAPFREDDRVDTPISPYAATKKACELIAHTFHHLHDLPVTGLRFFTAYGPRNRPDLAIFKFAKLIDQGRAIPMFGDGSTRRDYTYVGDIVDGVVRASKICKKYHLYNLGNSHPIELRDMIAALGRALGKEPIIDQQPEQPGDVRQTFADISRARAELGYVPSTPFEEGLARFVSWFRSL, via the coding sequence ATGTCTCGGATGCTCGTCACCGGCGCGGCCGGATTCATCGGATCGCACCTGGTTGACCGCTTGCTCGACGACGGGGTCGAGGTGATTGGGGTCGACAACTTCGATTCGTTCTACGATCCCCGGCTGAAGCGTCGCAATCTCGACCAGGCCGCCACACACCCAGGCTTTCGACTGGTCGAGCTGGACCTTCGCGATTTCGAGGCCGCCTCCCGGCTCGTCCAGGAGACTCATCCCGAGGTGATCTTCCACCTCGCTGCCCGGGCCGGGGTTAGGCCGAGTATCGAGCAACCGCTGCTCTATACCGAGGTGAACGTCTCCGCCACAACTGCGCTTCTCGAAGCCGCGAGAAAGCTCGATCCCATGCCCCGGTTTGTGTTTGCGTCCAGTTCCAGCGTCTATGGGGATCGACCCGATGCACCCTTTCGTGAGGACGACCGCGTTGACACCCCCATCAGCCCCTACGCCGCGACGAAGAAAGCCTGTGAACTGATCGCCCACACCTTCCACCACCTGCACGACTTGCCCGTGACCGGGCTCCGATTTTTCACGGCCTACGGACCTCGAAACCGACCCGACCTGGCCATCTTCAAATTTGCCAAACTGATCGATCAGGGGCGAGCCATCCCCATGTTCGGCGATGGCTCGACCCGACGCGACTATACCTACGTCGGCGACATCGTCGACGGAGTTGTTCGTGCGTCAAAAATCTGCAAAAAATATCATCTTTACAATCTTGGAAATTCTCACCCAATCGAGCTTCGCGACATGATCGCCGCGTTGGGTCGAGCCCTTGGGAAGGAGCCGATCATCGACCAGCAACCTGAGCAGCCGGGAGATGTTCGTCAGACCTTCGCTGACATTTCCCGCGCTCGAGCTGAACTCGGATATGTTCCGTCGACTCCCTTTGAGGAGGGGCTCGCCCGGTTCGTCTCCTGGTTCCGATCCTTGTGA
- the gap gene encoding type I glyceraldehyde-3-phosphate dehydrogenase, whose translation MAVRVGINGFGRIGRLVFRVMAERPNDFEIVAINDLSDAKKLASLLKYDSVHGRFSGTVEAAEKAIVVNGKEIPILAEKDPANLPWKSLNCQIALESTGFFTNRAGLQKHIDAGADRVVLSAPAKDALDLTVVLGVNDEHLKADHRIISNASCTTNCLAPLAKVLNDTFGIEKGLMTTVHAYTNDQRVADQIHSDPYRARAAAINTIPTTTGAAKAVGEVIPELKGKLTGISLRVPVPTGSIVDLTTVMKRDVTADEVNNALKQAASKAPFKGIISYVTDPIVSSDVITDPHSCIFVPDWTQVMQGNLLKTCAWYDNEWGYSCRTAELISKMAAL comes from the coding sequence ATGGCTGTTCGTGTTGGTATTAACGGTTTCGGTCGTATTGGCCGACTGGTTTTCCGCGTGATGGCGGAACGGCCGAACGACTTTGAGATCGTCGCGATCAACGACCTGTCCGACGCCAAGAAACTGGCGAGCCTATTGAAGTACGACAGCGTCCACGGCCGGTTCAGCGGCACGGTCGAGGCCGCTGAGAAGGCGATTGTTGTCAACGGCAAGGAAATCCCGATCCTGGCGGAGAAGGACCCCGCCAATCTGCCCTGGAAATCGCTCAACTGCCAGATCGCCCTGGAGTCGACCGGGTTCTTCACCAACCGGGCCGGCTTGCAGAAGCACATCGACGCTGGAGCTGATCGGGTCGTCCTCAGCGCCCCGGCCAAGGACGCCCTCGACCTGACCGTCGTGCTCGGCGTCAATGACGAACACCTCAAGGCCGACCACCGGATCATCTCCAACGCCTCGTGCACGACCAACTGCCTCGCCCCGCTCGCCAAGGTGCTCAACGACACCTTCGGCATTGAAAAGGGCCTGATGACGACCGTCCACGCCTACACCAACGACCAGCGCGTGGCCGACCAGATCCATAGCGATCCCTACCGCGCCCGGGCCGCCGCGATCAACACGATCCCGACGACCACCGGCGCCGCCAAGGCCGTCGGCGAAGTGATCCCCGAGCTCAAGGGGAAGCTGACCGGCATCTCCCTTCGCGTTCCGGTTCCGACCGGCAGTATCGTTGACCTGACCACCGTTATGAAGCGCGACGTGACGGCTGACGAGGTCAACAACGCCCTGAAGCAAGCCGCGTCCAAGGCTCCATTCAAGGGGATCATCTCCTACGTCACCGATCCGATCGTCTCCAGCGACGTGATCACCGACCCCCACTCCTGCATCTTCGTTCCCGACTGGACCCAGGTCATGCAGGGCAACCTGCTGAAGACCTGCGCCTGGTACGATAACGAGTGGGGCTACTCCTGCCGGACCGCCGAGCTGATCTCGAAGATGGCGGCTCTCTAA
- a CDS encoding DUF1501 domain-containing protein: MSHPRDDVKARLFLGQVLSRRGFLGNAFSGLAGIGLAGLLSEDLLARSSPRSSDVDDSAHWLPGQGMTHFPAKAKRILQVFCPGGVSHLDLWEHKPELERRHGQPLPGEEDFLSFQGKNGNLMRSPWPFVPRGESGKRISSMLPHLANHVDDIAFVHSMTSKTNTHGPGCVFMNTGHDTEGFPATGAWLSYALGRENEDLPAYVALPDVRGEPPNGKANWSNGFLPARHQAIVLADHQPIRNLERPNDISAETEADTLDFLNTLNTRHAEAHPGDEELRARIAAYELAGRMQVSAPEVTNLGSEPSSIHRLYGTDDPNPLKAAYARNCLLARRMLERGVRCVNLYCASRASGVDGLLNWDAHRTLKPDYERHVPIFDQPTAALISDLKARGLLDETLVLWTTEFGRMPTHQEGTTGRDHNPDGFTCWMMGPGVRGGTSHGATDPFGRRAEVDPVTVWDFYATVLHLLGFDHTKLTYYHNGLDRRLTDVHGNVLRSILT, translated from the coding sequence ATGTCTCACCCTCGCGACGACGTGAAGGCTCGTTTGTTTCTCGGTCAAGTGCTGTCCAGGCGCGGGTTCCTCGGCAATGCGTTCAGTGGTTTAGCGGGCATTGGCCTTGCAGGGCTGTTGTCGGAGGATCTCCTGGCTCGATCGTCCCCTCGATCAAGCGACGTCGATGATTCGGCACACTGGCTGCCGGGTCAGGGAATGACCCATTTTCCTGCGAAGGCAAAACGCATTCTGCAGGTCTTCTGCCCGGGTGGCGTCTCTCATCTCGACCTTTGGGAGCACAAACCCGAGCTTGAGCGCCGCCACGGCCAGCCATTGCCCGGCGAGGAAGATTTTCTCTCCTTTCAGGGCAAGAACGGCAACCTGATGCGCAGCCCCTGGCCGTTCGTTCCCCGCGGGGAGAGCGGCAAGCGGATCTCGTCGATGTTGCCGCACCTCGCGAACCACGTTGACGACATCGCATTCGTCCACTCAATGACCTCGAAGACGAACACCCACGGCCCCGGCTGCGTCTTCATGAATACCGGGCACGACACCGAGGGATTCCCCGCCACCGGCGCCTGGCTCAGCTACGCGCTCGGACGAGAGAATGAAGACCTTCCCGCTTATGTCGCCCTGCCCGACGTCCGCGGCGAGCCCCCGAACGGCAAGGCGAACTGGTCCAACGGCTTCCTCCCGGCCCGGCATCAGGCCATCGTCCTGGCCGATCATCAGCCCATCCGCAACCTCGAACGCCCCAACGACATCTCGGCCGAAACCGAGGCCGACACGCTCGATTTCCTCAACACGCTCAACACCCGGCATGCCGAGGCCCACCCCGGCGATGAAGAACTCCGCGCCCGGATCGCCGCCTACGAGTTGGCCGGCCGGATGCAAGTCTCGGCCCCCGAAGTGACCAACCTCGGCTCCGAGCCCTCCTCGATCCATCGCCTTTACGGCACCGACGACCCGAACCCGCTCAAGGCGGCTTACGCCCGCAACTGCCTGCTCGCCCGCCGAATGCTTGAACGTGGCGTCCGGTGCGTCAACCTCTACTGCGCCAGCCGAGCCTCGGGGGTCGATGGCCTCCTGAACTGGGACGCCCACCGGACCCTCAAACCCGACTACGAACGCCACGTCCCCATCTTCGACCAGCCGACCGCCGCCTTGATCTCCGACCTGAAGGCCCGGGGGCTGCTCGATGAAACCCTTGTTCTCTGGACAACCGAGTTCGGCCGCATGCCCACCCATCAAGAGGGTACGACCGGCCGCGACCACAACCCCGACGGCTTCACCTGCTGGATGATGGGCCCCGGCGTCCGAGGCGGCACCAGCCACGGCGCGACCGATCCCTTCGGCCGCCGCGCTGAGGTCGATCCGGTCACCGTCTGGGATTTCTACGCCACCGTCCTCCACCTGCTCGGCTTCGACCACACGAAGTTGACCTACTACCACAACGGCCTCGACCGCCGCCTGACCGACGTTCACGGCAACGTTCTCCGGTCAATCCTCACCTGA
- a CDS encoding amidohydrolase family protein, protein MPTDNHAPPQISRRTLLQYSAIASVGASPLAPRLAVAYEPSKHADIVIDCHAHLHHHSQNEWEQRDRNLIEVADRLGIDQLCCSILTPQRPATPEGFRQCNAWVADAIDRFPNRILGYCYVNPGHQAEALDEIRRCVEDRGLIGVKLYNEHRCTDPIVFPIIELAIELRVPILHHAGHMHFVPPEQPLISDGGHLAELSQRYPEAMLICAHVCGGGDWEWTIKALRHAPSVMLDLSGSVIDDGVVEMAVEVLGVDRLLFGCDMSMTAGIGRIRAAELDEEAKARILGKNMQTLLQRRAT, encoded by the coding sequence ATGCCAACCGACAATCACGCTCCTCCGCAGATCTCTCGAAGAACGCTCCTCCAGTACTCAGCGATCGCCAGCGTCGGGGCATCACCGCTCGCCCCTCGCCTTGCCGTCGCGTACGAACCTTCGAAACATGCAGACATTGTGATTGACTGCCATGCCCACCTCCACCATCACAGCCAGAACGAATGGGAACAGCGGGATCGTAACCTGATCGAGGTTGCCGATCGCCTCGGTATCGACCAACTTTGCTGCTCGATCCTCACCCCTCAGCGCCCAGCGACTCCCGAAGGCTTCCGCCAATGCAATGCCTGGGTGGCCGACGCAATCGACCGTTTCCCCAATCGCATCCTTGGATATTGCTACGTCAATCCGGGGCATCAGGCCGAGGCCCTCGACGAGATCCGTCGATGCGTCGAAGATCGTGGCTTGATTGGCGTGAAACTTTACAACGAACATCGATGTACCGATCCGATCGTCTTCCCGATCATCGAGCTCGCCATCGAGCTTCGTGTTCCGATTCTCCATCACGCCGGCCACATGCACTTCGTTCCCCCTGAGCAACCGCTCATCTCCGATGGCGGCCACCTTGCCGAACTGTCCCAACGCTATCCGGAAGCGATGCTCATCTGCGCTCATGTTTGTGGCGGTGGCGATTGGGAATGGACCATCAAGGCCTTAAGACACGCTCCGAGCGTCATGCTCGATCTCAGTGGGAGTGTGATTGACGATGGTGTCGTCGAGATGGCCGTGGAGGTTCTTGGCGTCGATCGCTTGCTCTTCGGCTGTGACATGTCGATGACCGCCGGGATTGGTCGTATCCGAGCAGCCGAACTCGACGAGGAGGCCAAGGCGCGCATCCTCGGCAAAAACATGCAGACTCTCCTGCAAAGGCGAGCCACATGA